The segment CCGTAAACTGACCCGTGATGTAGACAGGTTATATGACCTGGACAACCCTCAGATCGATGCACAGGAAGTCAAGAAGCCTGAACTGAATGCACAGATGATGGCATCAAGACTTGCTTCATCCATCGAAAGAGGATGGTATTTCAGGAAAGCCGGTCACAACACCATGCGTGCTATCATGAACGCTGGTGCGCTTGGCTGTGAGATCGTCATCTCCGGAAAACTGACCGGTGCAAGGTCAAGGGTGGAGAAGATGGTCAACGGTTATATCAAGCACGCAGGAAAACCTGCTGAAGATATTGTTGACGACGGTTTCGCTGTTGCTGTCAAGAAACTCGGTACCCTCGGATGCAGGGTACGTATCATTCATCCTAATGCAGTCCTTCCGGACGCATACAGAATGAAGACTGCCGAGGAACTTGCAGCATCAGGTGTCGTTGCTCCTGCTGAAGAAGCAAAGAGTGCAGGCATTGAGGAGCTTGTAGAAGCTGAAGGTGCAGTTGCAGAGGCTGAAGAAACAGTTGTTGAAGCAGCAACAGAAGTAGAAGCTGAAACTGTAGAAGCAGCAGTTGAAGAAACATCAGAAGCAGAAGTTGTAGCAGAAGAAACTATGGCTGAATCAGCAGACGATGAATCCGAAGCTACAATTGAGATCGTTGATGGGGAAGAACGCCGTGAGGTCAACAATGTATGGCAGCACAAACATGAAGGTCACGACTATTGGCACCCAATGGCCCGTGTCCACAGGGAGGGCTAATCATGGCAATTCTTCGTACAAAAGAAATAAGGGATATGAACCCACACGAACGTGTGGACGAACTTGAGAAGATCCGAAGTGAGCTTATCCGTGAGCGCGCACTTGCATCAGCAGGTGGAGCTCCTGATAATCCAGGTAGGATCGGTGAGCTTAGAAGGACAGTTGCAAAGATCAAAACGATCCAGAACGAACTGAAGGAGATCTGATTTGGAAGCATCGGCTTCTAATCTGATTTTCCACGAGCTTATCGGGCTTGTTACGGAAATAATCGAGTCAACAAATCCCACACTAAATAACATAAAAGGCAGAGTGGTCAACGAGACACGCAATATGCTTGTGATCGAAACGGAAGATATGGAAGAGAAAATGGTTCCTAAAGAGGGAACTGTTTTTATATTTCATATCCCATCCCATTCTGCTAATCAAGATCAACGTGTTATAACAGACGGGAAATTATTGCTCTCACAACCCGAGAATAGAGTCAAGAATCTTAAGAAAATACGCATGAGGTAATAATCATGGCAAAAGATATTGGATTGGATGTACCAGAGCCGTCCAAGGAATGTGATGACGTAAATTGTCCATTCCACGGCAACCTCTCCGTAAGGGGACAGATCCTCGTCGGTACTGTTGTAAGCGACAAGATGGACAAGACAGTGGTCATTCAACAAAGGCGTGAAAAGCTGATAAATAAATACCAGAGATATGAGAAGAGGCAATCAAAGATCCACGCTCACAATCCACCATGCATCGATGCAAAGGTTGGAGATATTGTGACATTCGCTGAATGTCGCCCTCTCAGCAAAACCAAATCATATGTAGTCGTTAAGTCGGAGGTGCAGGCGTGAGGGGTATTCGTTCAACGATCCCACGCGCACTGAATGCCGGCGCTAAGATCGAATGTGTTGATAACACTGGTGCACGTACTGTAGAGATCATCTCAGTCAAAAAGTACCGAGGTGTAAAGAACAGGATGCCAAAGGCAGGTATTGGCGACATGTGTGTCGTATCTGTAAAGAAGGGTACTCCTGAGATGCGCAAGCAGATCATTTACGCAGTCGTTGTACGCCAAAAGAAGGAATTCCGCCGCCCGGATGGTCTGAGAGTAAGTTTCGAAGACAACGCGGTAGTGATCGTAGATGATAAGGGTATCCCAAAGGGAACCGACATCAAAGGTCCTGTTGCAAGAGAAGCAGCAGAAAGATTCCCAAAGATCGGTACAACAGCATCCATGATCGTATGAGGTGTTAAATTATGGTATCAAATCAGCCAAGAAAACAGAGGAAAGCACGTTACAATGCACCCCTCCACATCAGGCAGAAATATATGGCTGCACCTCTTTCAAAGGAGCTTCGCGGCAAGTATGGTCGCAGTGCAAGCGTTATTGTCGGTGACACTGTTGTGGTAATGCGTGGTGACCATGCAGGTACTAAAGGAAAGGTCGAAGCATTGTCCTTGAAGAGCGGAACCATCGTAGTCGAAGGTGTTTCTGTTAGCAAGGTAGATGGAACCGAGGTTCCAAGACCGATCTATCCTTCA is part of the Methanococcoides orientis genome and harbors:
- the rpmC gene encoding 50S ribosomal protein L29; this encodes MAILRTKEIRDMNPHERVDELEKIRSELIRERALASAGGAPDNPGRIGELRRTVAKIKTIQNELKEI
- the rnp1 gene encoding ribonuclease P protein component 1 yields the protein MEASASNLIFHELIGLVTEIIESTNPTLNNIKGRVVNETRNMLVIETEDMEEKMVPKEGTVFIFHIPSHSANQDQRVITDGKLLLSQPENRVKNLKKIRMR
- a CDS encoding 30S ribosomal protein S3, yielding MAVEKKFVQDGYIKASMDEYFAKQLSRAGYGGMELNRTPMGTQITVYAEKPGMVIGKAGKVIRKLTRDVDRLYDLDNPQIDAQEVKKPELNAQMMASRLASSIERGWYFRKAGHNTMRAIMNAGALGCEIVISGKLTGARSRVEKMVNGYIKHAGKPAEDIVDDGFAVAVKKLGTLGCRVRIIHPNAVLPDAYRMKTAEELAASGVVAPAEEAKSAGIEELVEAEGAVAEAEETVVEAATEVEAETVEAAVEETSEAEVVAEETMAESADDESEATIEIVDGEERREVNNVWQHKHEGHDYWHPMARVHREG
- a CDS encoding 50S ribosomal protein L14 encodes the protein MRGIRSTIPRALNAGAKIECVDNTGARTVEIISVKKYRGVKNRMPKAGIGDMCVVSVKKGTPEMRKQIIYAVVVRQKKEFRRPDGLRVSFEDNAVVIVDDKGIPKGTDIKGPVAREAAERFPKIGTTASMIV
- a CDS encoding 30S ribosomal protein S17; protein product: MAKDIGLDVPEPSKECDDVNCPFHGNLSVRGQILVGTVVSDKMDKTVVIQQRREKLINKYQRYEKRQSKIHAHNPPCIDAKVGDIVTFAECRPLSKTKSYVVVKSEVQA
- the rplX gene encoding 50S ribosomal protein L24; this translates as MVSNQPRKQRKARYNAPLHIRQKYMAAPLSKELRGKYGRSASVIVGDTVVVMRGDHAGTKGKVEALSLKSGTIVVEGVSVSKVDGTEVPRPIYPSNVMITSLELNDKRRESILSRGR